The Kordia sp. SMS9 DNA window GACTCAAAAACTAAAAAATCCGCAATGATTGAAACATTGCGGATTTTTAGTTCTATTTTTCGGCTTTTACAACTTCGCAGCCAAACGACTTCCTTGATCTATGGCGCGTTTTGCATCTAATTCTGCGGCAATGTCTGCGCCACCAATAACGTGAACAGTCATTCCTTTTGCTTGTAGCGGATCTAATAATTCTTTGAGCGGTGTTTGTCCTGCACAAATGACAATGTTGTCCACCTCCAATATATTGGCTTCGTCATTTTTAGTGTAATGCAATCCTTGATCGTCAATTTTGGTATATTGCACTTCTCCGATGAAGTTTACTTTTTTCTTTTTTAAGTTCGTTCGGTGAATCCAACCGGTGGTTTTTCCTAAGTTTCCGCCAAATTTCCCTTTGCTTCGCTTAAACATAAAAATCTCTCGTGGCGAACCGTGAAATTCAGGTTTCATGTTTTCAATGCCGCCTCGCGCTTCCAAACTTTTGTCAATTCCCCATTCTGTCAACCACGCATCAATATTTTGGGAAGTCGATTCGCCTTCATGCGATAAATATTCAGAAACATCAAAACCAATTCCGCCAGCACCAATAACTGCCACACGTTTTCCGACAGGTTTTTTATGTTTTAAAACATCTAAATAGCTGAGCACTTTTTCGTGTGCTATGCCTTCAATTTTTGGTGTTCTCGGCTTGATTCCTGTTGCCAAAATGATTTCTTCAAAATTTCCTTGTGAAAGTTCGTCAGCAGTGACACGTTTGTTGAGTTGCAACTCTACATTGTGCAATTCGATTTGCCTGTTGAAATAGCGAATGGTTTCGTAGAATTCTTCTTTTCCTGGAATTTGTTTCGCAATATTAAACTGTCCACCAACTTCTGCATGATCGTCAAATAGTGTTACTTCATGTCCACGTTGTGCAGCAATGGTTGCGGCTGCCATACCTGCAGGTCCTGCACCAATAACTGCTACTTTCTTTTTAATTTTTGCAGGTTGATAATCGAATTCGGTTTCGTGACAGGCTCTCGGATTTACCAAACAACTCGCCACTTTTTTATTAAATATATGATCTAAACACGCCTGATTACAAGCGATACAGGTATTAATCTCATCTGCTTTTTCTTCTGCCGCTTTGTTTACCCATTCGGCATCTGCTAAAAATGGGCGCGCCATGGAAATCATGTCTGCATGTCCGTCTGCCAATATTTTTTCAGCAACATTTGGCATATTGATTCTGTTGGAAGTAATTAATGGAATGGAAACTTCTTGCTTCATACGTTCTGTAATCCATGTGAACGCAGCTCTTGGTACAGACGTTGCTATGGTTGGAATTCGAGCTTCATGCCAACCAATTCCTGTATTGATGATGTTTGCACCAGCTTTTTCAATCGCTTTTCCAAGTTGTACCACTTCTTCCCAACTGCTTCCCTTTTCTACCAAATCGAGCATGGACAAACGATAGATAATGATGAATTCTTCTCCAACTGCTTCTCGAACAGCTTTGATGATTTCAACAGCAAATTTCATACGATTGGCATAATTTCCTCCCCATTCATCCGAGCGTTTGTTGGTACGTTCCACAATAAACTGATTGATCAGATATCCTTCCGAACCCATGATTTCTACGCCGTCATATCCTGCTACTTTTGCCAACGAAGCTGATTTCGCGAAGTTTTTAATCGTTCGCTTTACACCATTTCCACTTAGTTTTTTTGGCTTGAAAGGTGTAATTGGTGATTTTATTGCGGATGGCGCTACATTCAACGGATGATATCCGTAACGACCTGCATGTAAAATTTGCATACATATTTTTCCACCATTTTTATGTACTGCTTCCGTAATTACTTGATGTTTTTTTGCATGTTTTTTTGTACTCATACGAGCTCCAAAAGGCGCAAGCCAACCACGCACACTTGGTGCCATTCCTCCAGTAACAATCAATCCGACACCACCTTTGGCACGTTCGGCATAGAAAGCTGCCATGCGTTCAAATCCGCTTTTTTCTTCTTCCAAACCTGTGTGCATGGAGCCCATTAACACCCGATTTTTGATGGTTGTAAATCCCAAATCTAACGGTTCAAAAATATGCTTGTATTTCATGGAAATTGATAATTTTTGTGGTTGTTTTAAAGATACTATAATTCTGCTAAAAAGAATCACTTATTTTACTATGCGCGCATAATAGTATGCAAGATAGTTATTTTTTGAGAAGTACTTTAGATTTTTTTGGAATGAACTGTTAATGGAATTGATTGTAAAAGTAAAAAAGGTTGTTTGAAAAGATTTGAGGAGATTTTGAATCAAGTTCAAAATGACGTCTCAAAGGCTTTCAAACAACCTCTTTGAAGTGTGTTTTACAGTAACTTATTTAATTCAGCGGAACTTCCACAACAAGAATTTTGGAGTCTTCTTTGATGCTGATGTCTACATTTTCCGTTTCCCAAATACCAACTGCATCTTTTTGAGAAAGTGTTTCGTTACCAATGGTAATTTCTCCTTCTAGTAAAAATACGTAGATTCCGTGTGAAGCATCGTTGAGTTTGAAATTAACCGTTTGTGAAGCGTCAAAGTTTCCTAAGGAAATGTACGCATCTTGGTGAATCCAAAGTGCATCGTCGATCACATTGTCTTTTGACGCCACCACCGTTTGAAATTGATTTTCACGTTTGCTCTCGTCAAATTGTTTTTGCTCGTAACGCGGTGTTACTTCCAATTCTTGTGGTTGAATCCACAATTGCAAGAAGTTGACCTCATCGGTTTTACTATCATTGAATTCGGAATGTTGTAAACCTGTTCCTGCGGACATGACTTGCACTTCTCCAACCGTGATGGCGCGTTTGTTGTCCATACTATCTTTGTGCGATAATGCGCCACTTAGCGGAATGGAAATGATTTCCATGTTTCGATGCGGATGTGTTCCGAAGCCCATTTTTGGTTTTACAATATCATCGTTTAGTACGCGCAATTGTCCGAAGCCCATTTTTTGTGGATCTTGGAAACTTGCAAAACTGAAACTGTGGTGGCTTTTTAACCATCCGTGATCTGCTTTTCCTCTTGTGTTTGCTTTGTGATATATTGTTTGCATGTTTTTGCGTATTATGTGTTAAGTTGTTTATTTTTAGATAGTTTTAATGCTAACACTTATATTTTTTCATGTGTTCGTTTGTCGTTTAGAACATCTTATATTCTTTGCATCTCGACTGCGCTCGATATGACACGTAAGCGATTGAGAGATTTGTTGGAGCTCCTCGGAGAGAGCGACTCTCGAAAGCGCGACCTTCGATTTTTTTTCGAAGGTTACGCCCAAATGATTTTCGATCTTCAAGTGCCTCATACGCTGTTTGAGACTTCTCAATACTCAATTCTAAAAGCTCAATTCTAATAGATTCCAGCCTTCTCAGGAATGAAAAACCGTTAATATAGATGTCCCATTTTTCCTTGTTGGTAATCGCGTAAGGCTTCCATGATTTCTGTTTGCGTGTTCATTACGTACGGTCCCCACGAGCTTACTTCTTCCTCGATCGGTTCACCAGAAAGAATTAACAATCTGCTGTTTTGATTGGCTTCCAATGCAATCGCTTCTCCATCTTTGTGAAATGTGACAAATTGTATTTTGTCCGACTTCAAGGTTTGTGCATCGTTGACGCGTGTTTCACCATCTAAGAGATATACCAATACTTCATGATGTGTAGGAATTGGAAGTGTTGTTTTTCCATCACTTTCTAAATTTACAAGGAACGCATTGATTTCTGTAAATGTGCTCGTCGGACCTTTTTGTCCATTGAGTATTCCCGCTACAACTTTGATGCTTCCTTTTCCGTTTTCTACAGGAATAATTGGCATGTTGTCCGCTTTGACGTCTTGATATTTCGGCGTGGTCATTTTGAACTCTTTTGGAAGATTTACCCACAATTGGATACCTTCCATCGTTCCAACAAAGTCTTTTGTGGGACCTTCATCGTGAATGATTCCGCTTCCAGCTGTCATCCATTGTACGTCGCCCGCTTGCAAATTTCCTTCGTTTCCGAGTGAATCTCTGTGCAGTTGTTCTCCTTGAAAAAGGAACGTTACTGGTTCAAATCCGCGATGTGGATGTGGCGATAAGGACAATCCTGGACTGTACGGTCCTACATCGTATTTGTAATGATGCAATAGTAAGAACGGATCTACTTGATCGATTTCTTGTGTTGGTAAGGGTTGGCGAATTAAGTTTCCGCCCATATTTACATAGTCACTTTTACCTTTGTAGGCTATGCTTCTGAGTGTTTTCATGATAGTTACTTTCTTTTAATTTATTTTCCATGGAAAATATTTAATTAAATTTTTTTTTAGCGAATTTTATCCAATAAGTCGCTTAGTTGCGAAGCTTCTTCTTGTGTAAGCTTTCCTAACCAATCAATTTTTGGCATGTGTTCCGCAATGGTTTCTAGGAGTTGAATTCCATTGTCTTTGATGGCAATGTGTACAACTCTTCGATCTGTTGGACAAGGAATGCGTTCTATTAAGTCTTTTGCGCATAGCTTGTCCATCAATCTTGTGGCATTTGGCGCTCTTTCAATCATGCGATCTTTGATTTGTTGTACTTTGATCGCTTCTCCTGCTCCTTTTAGGATACGGAGAATGTTGAATTGCTGCGGAGAGATTCCGAAAGGTTTGAAAAATTCGTTCTCTTTGCTACTGATCCAATTTGCCGTGTATTTTATATTGATCAAGGCTTTTACTTTTTCAGATGGAAATGTTGATTGTATGTCTTCCGAAATATCGCCCATGATTTGTTTTTTGTGAATTTGGTAGTTTGTGAATTTGGTAGTTTGTGAATTTGCCTCTTGCCTCTTGCCTCTTGCCTCTTGCCTCTTGCCTCTTGCCTCTTAAAATATATATTTCTTTTTGTTAACTCTTAACTTTTAACTCATAAATTAGTACCGCTATCCCTCAAAACCTGCATCTGTATGCGCTCCATCACAAAATGGCTTGTTTTGTGAAGCTCCGCATCTGCAAAAAGCGGTGGTTTTGTTTCGCTTTTCTTTGGTTCCGTCGGAATTTGTGATGTTTAATGTACCGTACACTAGTAATGGTCCATTTTCTAAGGCTTCCACTTTGGTTTCTAATTGCAACGCTTCTTGGTCGCCTTCTTTGTTACTTTTGTATGATAAAGCGCCCGAAGGACATGCTGCAATTTGTTTTTTGATACGTTCTGTAGAAGCACCATCCATATTAATCCAAAGTCTGTTTTGTGGATTGAATACTTGTAGCAATCCTTTCCAACAGTTTTTGGAATGTGTGCAAGTTTTGGGTTTCCAAACCACTGTAATGTCTTCATTGCTATATTCTTTGATAATTTCTTTTTCTTCCATGATTCATTAGTTTACAGTGGTTTATACGTTTTTATATGCTTAAAATTACAAAAACAAATCTGTCTTTTTAAATTGCTTCTTGAAGTTTGGCAACTGCCGCTTTTAATCCTTTTAGGGAAGCTTCATCGGTTACTGCACCATTTTTAAAATTATTATTGAAGTTTGGCAATGAAAAATTTGCGACAATATTTCCTCCCATGTATGGGAAACTTCCTTTCGCAATGTTTAAAACTGTTTGTCCACCACGACCACCTGGCGAAGTTGCCATTAAAAGCATAGGAACATTTCCCCACAATTTTCCATCGATTCGAGACATCCAATCAAATATATTTTTAAATACAGCTGCATATACGCCATTGTGTTCTGCTAAGGATAGTACCATTCCGTCTGCTGCTTGAATAGTCTTTAAAAATGTACGTGCATTTTCTGGAATTCCGATTTCCTGCTCTTTGTCAATTCCGTACATCGGTAATTCATAGTCATTTAAGTCTAATACTTTGACTTCTGCACCATCTACTAAATTTGCTGCATAAGTTGCTAATTGTTTGTTGATCGATGTTTTGCTGTTGCTTCCTGCAAAGGCTACAATTGTTTTCATAGTTATTTTTTGTGTATTTGTTGATTTGTGTATTTGTGTATTTGTGTATTTGTATGTGTTAAATACTTTCTGTTTTCTTTCCGAAGTAATAAGAACTTAGTATTAATACAACTGCAATAATTGCTCCCATTTGTTCTCCATCACCTATCATATAATGTGCAAAAAAAGCGAGTACTGCATTAAAAAAGAATCCTGCATACGCCCATTCTTTGATCGTTTTGTATTTCGTTTGCCAAATGGTTACTAATCCTAAAATTTTTGCAACCCCTAGCGGATAAATGATATAACTTGGATATCCAAATGTTTTAAATCCTGCTACCATATCAGGATATTTAAAAAAGTACATACTTGCTGAAAATAACATTAAAGCTGTGAATAAACCTGTTAGTATGTAATAAATTATTTTTTGAGTTTTCATGTTGGTTATTTTTAATTACCTTACAAATGTAAGTAAAATATTTTTATTTTCCAAGGAAACTATTCCCATGTAATTCATTTAACTGTATTTTAAGAAAACTTTCAAACTTTGCGCCTTTCAATAGCGATATTAGTTTTGTATTTTAGCAATTGAAAATAAAATAACCATGGACATTAACTTCAATAAGAACGAAGATCACAACAAACTTTTAGCATCAGAATTACGTCAACGCTTAGCCAAAGTAGCCTTAGGTGGCGGACAGAAACGTATTGATAAACATCACAGTAAAGGAAAAATGACAGCGCGCGAGCGTATTGATTTTTTGCTAGATGCTAAGAAACCTTCGATTGAAATTGGAGCTTTTGTAGGAGACGAAATGTATCAAGAACACGGTGGCTGTCCTTCTGGTGGTGTCGTTGTGAAGATTGGATATGTGAAAGGAAAGCAATGTATTGTAGTTGCTAATGACGCAACTGTAAAAGCAGGCGCTTGGTTTCCGATTACGGCAAAGAAAAATTTACGCGCGCAAGAAATTTCTATCGAAAATAGATTGCCCATTATTTATTTGGTAGACAGCGCTGGTGTGTATTTGCCAATGCAGGATGAAATTTTCCCAGATAAAGAACATTTTGGGCGAATTTTTAGAAATAACGCTGTAATGAGCAGTATGGGAATTACCCAAATTGCTGCCGTAATGGGAAGTTGTGTGGCAGGTGGCGCGTATTTACCAATTATGAGTGATGAAGCGCTGATTGTTGATAAAACAGGAAGTATTTTCCTGGCGGGAAGTTATTTAGTAAAAGCTGCCATTGGTGAAAGTATTGATAATGAAACTTTAGGTGGCGCTACTACACATTGTGAAATATCGGGTGTGACCGATTATAAATCGAAAGATGATAAAGACGCGTTGACGACGATTCAGAATATTGTGAGTAAGATTGGTGATTATACGCCAACAGGTTACAATCGTGTGAAAGCGGCAAAACCGAAAGAAAATCCAGAAGATATATTTGGAATTCTTCCGAAAGCGCGTCATGAGCAGTATGATATGAAAGAAATCATCAAACGAATTGTAGATAATTCAGAGTTTGATGAATACAAAGAAAAGTACGGACAAAGTATTATTACCGCATACGCCAGAATTGATGGTTGGGCAGTTGGAATTGTCGCAAATCAACGGAAGTTGGTGAAAACTAAGAAAGGTGAAATGCAGTTTGGCGGTGTTATTTATTCAGATTCTGCGGATAAAGCCACACGATTTATTGCCAATTGTAACCAAAAGAAGATTCCGCTGGTATTTTTACAAGATGTCACAGGATTTATGGTCGGAAGCAAATCCGAACACGGCGGCATTATTAAAGATGGTGCTAAAATGGTAAATGCCGTTAGTAATAGCGTTGTTCCTAAGTTTACCATTGTGATTGGAAATTCCTATGGCGCTGGAAATTATGCCATGTGTGGAAAAGCGTATGATCCACGATTGATCGCTGCTTGGCCAAGTGCAGAACTCGCCGTAATGAGTGGAAATTCTGCTGCAAAAGTATTGTTGCAAATTGAAACCGCTTCGTTGAAGAAAAAAGGCGAAGAAATCACCAAAGAGAAAGAAGAGGAATTATTCAATAAAATAAAATCACGTTACGATCGACAAATTTCTCCGTATTATGCCGCAGCGCGTTTGTGGACCGATGCAATTATCAATCCACTAGATACTAGAACTTGGATTTCTATGGGAATTGAAGCAGCAAATCAGGCGCCGATTGAGAAAGCTTTTAATTTGGGCGTGATTCAGGTGTAGTTAGAAACGGCTTTGCCTTTAGATCGCTACCGCTCTTCGTATTTTAGTAGTGCTTTGCTGTTAGATTGGGTTTTTGTTTTTTTGGTATTGGGTTTTGTCAATTCGCCTATTTGTTTTTGGTGAAGAAAAATACTTTTTAAATTCAAAATTTACATTGGAAACTTCTCAATACTCAATACTAACATCTGAATACTGATAGAATTTCATAAGCTAAACTCTTCAACTTATAAACTTCTTTTTTGTGAATTCGTTTTTCGTCGATTCGTCTATTTGTTTTTGGTGAAGAAAAATACTTTTTATATTCAAAATTTACATTGGAAACTTCTCAATACTCAATACTAACATCTGAATACTCATAGAATTTCATAGGCTAAACTTATAAACTTATAAACTTTTAAACTTCTTTTTGTGAATTCGTTTTTCGTGAATTCGTCTATTTGTTTTTGGTGAAGAAAAATACTTTTTATATTCAAAATTTACATTGGGAACTTCTCAATTCTCAATACTAACATCTGAATACTCATAGAATTTCATAGGCTAAACTCTTCAACTTTTAAACTTCTTTTTGTGAATTCGTTTTTCGTCGATTCGTCGATTCGCTTATTTGTTTCGAAAAGTTTCTTGATACCGAAAAATAGTGTTTGATTTCGCGTAAGCGATTGAGAGCTTTGTTGGAGCTCCTCGAAGAGAGCGACGCTCGAAAGCGCGACCGGAGAGCTATCGGAGGATACGCCCAAAAAATTGTGATTATTGTGATTATTGTGATTATTGTGATTATTGTGATTATTGTGATTTTATACTGAACATTTTAATGCGTTGATATTCATATATTTTTAAAAAAACTTCAAAATTGTCTTTAAACTTCCCAATTTAACATTCAAAATTTAGCATTCAACATTTAAAAAAATTACTTCAACCGTTTTTTGAATCAAAAACAGAGTTCGTGTCATCAGTGTTTCCTTTGAAACCTCCCAATTTAACATTCAAAATTTAACATTCAACATTTAAAAAACTACTTCAGACGTTTTTTGAATCAAAAACAGAGTTCGTATCATCAGTATTTCCTTTGAAACATCT harbors:
- a CDS encoding pirin family protein; the protein is MQTIYHKANTRGKADHGWLKSHHSFSFASFQDPQKMGFGQLRVLNDDIVKPKMGFGTHPHRNMEIISIPLSGALSHKDSMDNKRAITVGEVQVMSAGTGLQHSEFNDSKTDEVNFLQLWIQPQELEVTPRYEQKQFDESKRENQFQTVVASKDNVIDDALWIHQDAYISLGNFDASQTVNFKLNDASHGIYVFLLEGEITIGNETLSQKDAVGIWETENVDISIKEDSKILVVEVPLN
- a CDS encoding NADPH-dependent FMN reductase, which gives rise to MKTIVAFAGSNSKTSINKQLATYAANLVDGAEVKVLDLNDYELPMYGIDKEQEIGIPENARTFLKTIQAADGMVLSLAEHNGVYAAVFKNIFDWMSRIDGKLWGNVPMLLMATSPGGRGGQTVLNIAKGSFPYMGGNIVANFSLPNFNNNFKNGAVTDEASLKGLKAAVAKLQEAI
- a CDS encoding DoxX family protein → MKTQKIIYYILTGLFTALMLFSASMYFFKYPDMVAGFKTFGYPSYIIYPLGVAKILGLVTIWQTKYKTIKEWAYAGFFFNAVLAFFAHYMIGDGEQMGAIIAVVLILSSYYFGKKTESI
- a CDS encoding MarR family winged helix-turn-helix transcriptional regulator gives rise to the protein MGDISEDIQSTFPSEKVKALINIKYTANWISSKENEFFKPFGISPQQFNILRILKGAGEAIKVQQIKDRMIERAPNATRLMDKLCAKDLIERIPCPTDRRVVHIAIKDNGIQLLETIAEHMPKIDWLGKLTQEEASQLSDLLDKIR
- a CDS encoding NADPH-dependent 2,4-dienoyl-CoA reductase; the protein is MKYKHIFEPLDLGFTTIKNRVLMGSMHTGLEEEKSGFERMAAFYAERAKGGVGLIVTGGMAPSVRGWLAPFGARMSTKKHAKKHQVITEAVHKNGGKICMQILHAGRYGYHPLNVAPSAIKSPITPFKPKKLSGNGVKRTIKNFAKSASLAKVAGYDGVEIMGSEGYLINQFIVERTNKRSDEWGGNYANRMKFAVEIIKAVREAVGEEFIIIYRLSMLDLVEKGSSWEEVVQLGKAIEKAGANIINTGIGWHEARIPTIATSVPRAAFTWITERMKQEVSIPLITSNRINMPNVAEKILADGHADMISMARPFLADAEWVNKAAEEKADEINTCIACNQACLDHIFNKKVASCLVNPRACHETEFDYQPAKIKKKVAVIGAGPAGMAAATIAAQRGHEVTLFDDHAEVGGQFNIAKQIPGKEEFYETIRYFNRQIELHNVELQLNKRVTADELSQGNFEEIILATGIKPRTPKIEGIAHEKVLSYLDVLKHKKPVGKRVAVIGAGGIGFDVSEYLSHEGESTSQNIDAWLTEWGIDKSLEARGGIENMKPEFHGSPREIFMFKRSKGKFGGNLGKTTGWIHRTNLKKKKVNFIGEVQYTKIDDQGLHYTKNDEANILEVDNIVICAGQTPLKELLDPLQAKGMTVHVIGGADIAAELDAKRAIDQGSRLAAKL
- a CDS encoding pirin family protein produces the protein MKTLRSIAYKGKSDYVNMGGNLIRQPLPTQEIDQVDPFLLLHHYKYDVGPYSPGLSLSPHPHRGFEPVTFLFQGEQLHRDSLGNEGNLQAGDVQWMTAGSGIIHDEGPTKDFVGTMEGIQLWVNLPKEFKMTTPKYQDVKADNMPIIPVENGKGSIKVVAGILNGQKGPTSTFTEINAFLVNLESDGKTTLPIPTHHEVLVYLLDGETRVNDAQTLKSDKIQFVTFHKDGEAIALEANQNSRLLILSGEPIEEEVSSWGPYVMNTQTEIMEALRDYQQGKMGHLY
- a CDS encoding acyl-CoA carboxylase subunit beta — encoded protein: MDINFNKNEDHNKLLASELRQRLAKVALGGGQKRIDKHHSKGKMTARERIDFLLDAKKPSIEIGAFVGDEMYQEHGGCPSGGVVVKIGYVKGKQCIVVANDATVKAGAWFPITAKKNLRAQEISIENRLPIIYLVDSAGVYLPMQDEIFPDKEHFGRIFRNNAVMSSMGITQIAAVMGSCVAGGAYLPIMSDEALIVDKTGSIFLAGSYLVKAAIGESIDNETLGGATTHCEISGVTDYKSKDDKDALTTIQNIVSKIGDYTPTGYNRVKAAKPKENPEDIFGILPKARHEQYDMKEIIKRIVDNSEFDEYKEKYGQSIITAYARIDGWAVGIVANQRKLVKTKKGEMQFGGVIYSDSADKATRFIANCNQKKIPLVFLQDVTGFMVGSKSEHGGIIKDGAKMVNAVSNSVVPKFTIVIGNSYGAGNYAMCGKAYDPRLIAAWPSAELAVMSGNSAAKVLLQIETASLKKKGEEITKEKEEELFNKIKSRYDRQISPYYAAARLWTDAIINPLDTRTWISMGIEAANQAPIEKAFNLGVIQV
- a CDS encoding (4Fe-4S)-binding protein, which codes for MEEKEIIKEYSNEDITVVWKPKTCTHSKNCWKGLLQVFNPQNRLWINMDGASTERIKKQIAACPSGALSYKSNKEGDQEALQLETKVEALENGPLLVYGTLNITNSDGTKEKRNKTTAFCRCGASQNKPFCDGAHTDAGFEG